The genomic stretch AATACATATCACAGATGAGCTTCCCCTTTCCTTGAAGTTGGACATTGAAATTGTTGAGCAGCTCTGTTACATCTGTCAGAAACGCATGATGCCATTTCCATTCTGCACTTTGAGCTCTGGTACTTCTTTGTTTTTAGAGAGCATAAAATCACAAACCTGTGGCAGTAAGTCATAAAATCGTTTCAGAACTCTCCCTTGACTCAGCCAACAGACTTCTGTGTGGTACAGAATGTCTTCATAGGCAACATTTATCTCAGACAGAAATTCCTGAAACTGTCTGTGGTGTAGTGCATGAGCTCTAATGAAGTTAACACAAGAAACCACAGCTTTCATGACAGAGTTCAGGTTCAGTAATTTACAACACAGTGCTTGTTGGTGTATGATGCAGTGTATGGCTATTGGATGTGAACGGCTGCGTTTGTCCATATCTTTGTTAATGCGTGCAACCACTCCTTTCACGGACCCCACCATGCTAGGAGCACCATCAGCTGTCACACTGAATAGTTTACCCCAGTCCAGCTCCAAATCGTAGTTTGGCAAAATTTCTCATTGATACCGTctcaggagaggaggaggacgaGGACGGGGCGGCGCCGGTGCGGTTTGTAGCCGAGAGGTGCCCCAtggcccggggggggggggggggggggccagGTCGAGGACGAGGAACTGGAACGCCCAGTCGTGATGGGTGCCGTGATGGGTGCTTGGGGGCTGCGGAGGCCGGCGCgcggattaagtggcaggaagtcatctgtggctgcttggtttctcCTCCAACCCCCAGCGGGGGGGATTCTGTAAATACCAGCCGGCCAGATTGAGGACCCCTGAGTTAGAGTATTAGCATTGAGGTGATTCATGCCATTTTTTTCCAAAGCTATTTAAAATACTATTTTCTTATTGTTCAATCAATATTTTAGTGTTGGACAAGCTACTTCTGATCTTTTGGGCTTTAAGGTTTTCCTAATAGTAAAAGAACTACTAGGTAGGTGATGCTGTTAAGTTTGCAAACGTaataggtcgagagaggttctccccctctactctgccctggtgaggctgtttCTGGAATTTTGTGTCTAGTTCTGAGAGTGAGGGACTGGGCCTCTTcagtttggaggagactgaggaatgacctcatcaatgtttataaatatgtaaagggtgagtgtcaagaggatggagtcaggctcttctcagtgatgcccaatgacaggacaaggagcaatgggtggaagttgaggcatgggaagttccatgtaaacatgaggaggaaatttttgACTGTGAtggaactctggaacaggctgcccaaggggattTTTGAgtatccctctctggagagatatacaagaccagcctggatgcattccagtgtgatctggtataggtgattctgttctagcaggggagttggactggatgatctcttgaggtcccttccagcccctaacattctgtgatttcagctgtAGTTCATAGATTTGGAAAGTGTCTTCAATAATTAATTGATATGTAGGCTGATGAAGTAAAAACCTGTTTCTGTGTTATAGATAAGGTAGATGTCAGAAGTTAGCATTGGGCTAGTAGGAGGGAGTGCTTCATTAGGAATACAGTGCATTAGCTTGATATTTAAGCAACAGTAAAATtgtgtttgtgttgtttttcctTTATGGATCCATCTACAGGCAAACGTCCTGCAGAAGATATGGAAGAAGAACAAGCCTTCAAAAGATCTCGAAATACAGATGAGATGGTTGAGTTACGCATcttgcttcaaagcaaagtaTGCTTCAGTATCATTATGTTCCTGCTTATACCATTGCTTAAGAGTGGTCACAAACTGTATGTTGTTGTGTATGTTTAGAAAGAACATATGCtttatttaaaataaagaaatattAGGCATATTCATAAGTGAGCATGAATTGTGGTAGAAGTGTATTGCAATGGTATTCTCgtaattttttttcaaagatCTATGGGActgtttgtggtgttttttttattaaaacactcatttaaaaaataaagcaatagAAACTATGAGCCACTTATGTTTGAGTGGACCATAATTGTTTCCATGGAAATGACTGTATTAGCCTGTAGAAAGCAGGCAGTTCAGAGAATAATCATCTTATAATTGTAAATTAAATATGAGAGGCAATATGACTTCCTCAGGATTTTAGTAGTTTTCCTAGATTTATTAAATCTAGAAGGAAGTATGGGAATAATGTTTCAGAGATTGCAATTGCTTCACTAACTAGTATAAATTGTCACAGTAAAATTACTATTTATTAATCTTTTTTTAGTGTTTCCAGTTGTTACAGATGTTTGTGCTCTTTGAAGTAACTCAGACTTGTGTAGGGGTGGGGAATGTTACCTGAACTCTGCATGGCATATCTGATGAATAGTCAAGTTAAGTGGAATGCTGCAAAATGTTTGTGGTCCTGTTAACATCATGTATGAACTGCATAATGACAATAATTTTGTGTGTAGTTCTTGAAGTAGCCTACTAAAACTGTAGTTTTACAATTGTCTTTCTTGATTATCTGAGTTTATTCCTGTTGATTTTAGCCAATGGAGATTAGTGATTGCTTATATTTGCCCTGCATTCTTCAGACTCTACCCACCTGAGTGGTCAGTTGAGTTAGGTATAAACCAAAAGTAGCCTTTGAAATTATCAAATGCTTGGAGGGCAAGTAAAGTttgcaattttttttaaaaaaagttaTCAAATAAACTAACAAAATTCTTGACCTGTGTAACATGCATGGAATCCCATAAGCTATTTTTTCAGCTATACTCTTAACTATGAGATAGTTTTAACACATGCACAATTGTCTAGAAACTTAAATTTAAAATTGGAgtaatatttttatttctttcaaagTTTGGTTGTGAGAGCTGTTCcaacttttttttgttcttcatgGTAAGAGCATATTAGTTTGTTTAATTTGAACCTTTCAAAAGCAAAACAGGCCTCACCCCTGAATGCAGAACGTTGTTCTTAGTCTTCAGTTAAATGTAGTTTGTGCTGTATTAGCATAATGTGATGTCtggaaactattttacagaatgctgGAGCAGTGATTGGGAAAGGTGGCAAAAATATTAAGGCACTTCGTACAGATGTGAGTATATATATGAGGTTAAATTAATTAAACTATTTTGGAGCACTACATTGAAAACTTGATTGTATACATTTATAGAAATCGATCAATTCAAATCTAGAAAACAATCTAATTATAAGCCATTGATAATGATTGTCAGAGGAGTTATGTTTTTCAGTTTGTGTTGTAATTAAAACCCATCTCAAGTTATGTGGGACAAGAAGTTTATCTTGACCCTCTTTGCTTTCAAACAGGATTCCTCTAAATTACACACTTAAAATGAGTTGGTATCTTTAATTAGAGATATTGTGACAAAGCTTAAAACCCTTACCTGCCATTTCCCATATATGTGAATCAGTTAATAGTACTAATTATCACAAATAGTATCAGAgcccagtgacagaaaaatTATTTaacctttaaaaaagaaaagcatccATAATGGTCCATCTGTTCTTTTAACAGCTTGGACATAAAGCACAAAATCATTCATATTAATTTAAATATAGGTATAGAACAGGAAAGAAACGTTCTGTTACTTGGAAAACCTTTTTTAATTGTCATTGCTTGTTTACTTACAGTGGATTGACTCCTGTGATTAGACATGTTTGGTGTATTTGTAAAACTTTGCAATGCTTTTTAAATTTCATTTGTTTACACTCCTGTACTTAGCATCAACTATTTCAGCAAGTCTTTCAAGCAAGACTGTTTAACACAATATTTGCCAATATATCATTACAGAACCAGTTCCATCAAAGTTCACAAACTATAGTAACTAGAATTGAGGATTGAGTTGAAGTGGTCAGGAATCATACATACACTTGCTAACTTTGGCagctaatgtttttgtttgctttaagtAAATACATCACCTAAGTCCAGATAATTTAATTGGTCTGAAATGCTAACTTTCCCAACTTGCCCAAGGTTTCAGTAATGTGGATCTCAGCAGTCTTTGTCTACGTTCATGAGCCAACCTGCTACTGAAACATTCTGTTAAAAGTAACTTAGTCAGATGAAGTAACTCATTAAGATCCATACTGTTAAGCCACAGTTGATGTAGCAATCCATTATTGTATTAGTTTTCAGAACAACTTAAGCTTGCTTCATTAACTGAGAGTAATGAGTATAGTTTGTATTAAATTAAAATGTAttgcttttcccccttttccctctccttgttTTTTTTGGCCATATATCTCCGTTACCCATGTACTGGATCGACTTGCCCCTGCGTTGCCCACCATGACGTTGGCCCATCCGCCCCTGAACGCTCATGTGAAAACCCTGGTTGGCTATGCCCAAAAATGTGCTTGTTGCCAAATGGGTACCATACTTCTGATTGAATACCCATGCCCAATGCCAACATCCACGAACGCCAATGACCAATGCAGTACAATGCAAGTGTTTCAGTCCCAGACAGCAGTGGCCCCGAGCGGTATGTCCCAACAGTTTATGCCTCACTGCCTGATTAGAAAGAGAGAAATGTATTTTATTACCTGCCTTTTATATAATTAGTGTCCCCTTATAGACCGTGTATTgtgttttttaaaagctttctgTCTTATTTTCTGCATTAAGTCTTTTTGTCCCTGAACTATGTGAGTTGGCCACCCAAACAATTCACTAATTTTATTTCAGTGGAAGTAGCACAGCTTCAAGTGTTGCATAGTCACTGCATTATAAATCAAATTCTTTCAAGAGTCTCTTGCTCTGTCTCTGTGGCCCACCTTGCTCCCCCCAACATTGTCTGTTCATAATTATTTCTGATGAAATGCTAACTCTAGCtccctttcctttttgcttttaatttgtgttacatttttgttttgggggtgtgtgtggtttttgtttggtgatttattttttttttccctccttgtaTTTATATTTCTTTTTTGTAGAACCCATTAGTAATCTAATTTCTAACTGGTCTCTCAACCTAACTCCAGATATAATGTTGACCACTTGCATAACCCCACTTTTTTCTACCAGAAGGTGTGCCAGTTTTACCAATGTAACAACAAGGATATATTaaattggtggtggtggtaaaTGTGAATATTCACTTCTACTTTCAGTTCTGCATTGATTTCTTGCCTGCTTAATCTGAGCCCTTTCAAaagctctccctttctctctccaagACTTACCTAGTCTTAAATTCATCATGCATATGTATTGGGCATAAACAAATATGCATGTGTTGTAAATCCAGTGAACAGCTTTATTTTAAATGGGGAATATTAATTGTCAGTTCTTCTGTGTAGTCATTTTTGTGTatgattattaatattaaacttAATTCTACTACTTTTCCAACTTCTCCATATTTTCTGACACTATGTCCTCTTAACAGCATCTTGAGTATAAGTGCAGACACAGAGACAATTGGAGAAATCTTGAAGAAGATTATCCCTACTTTAGAAGAGGTATGTCTCTTAGGTTTGTTTCTTCAAagttataatttttttttaagctaactGTAGATGATTGTGTGCTATTTTTAATAAGTTAAATGAGAAAATAAACCCCATTCTTTTTTGAAAGGAGGCCTATAGCTCTCAAGATACTTTTATTCTCTACATCctctaataaaaaaaaatcttactagAAAATAAGTATTTGGAATGGCCTCCTCCCTTTCAAAATAACTGTTTCCCGACTTTAGTCCCCAGTTTGAGGTAGCTCTATTGTAATGTCCATCTTGTGTTGCATTGTTTGATATCTTAAAATTTTAGCCAATAATAAGAAGGAAAACTAATTTGACCTCAAAAAGCAAGTACTTCAATAGGTGCAATTGTCTTGTAGCAAATAAAGTGTTGGAGTTCAGCAGCAAGTTGTCATGCCATGGTGTTTGGTGAAAAACGTtaaaaaaatccccaccaaAATTAGTGTTTTAACTTCCCAATTTCACCTGCTCCCCTAATTATCTTTTCCCCTGACTAATATTTTATTCTTTCCTTGTATGCATCTTGTTTACAGTATCAACACTACAAAAGTAGCGATTTTGACTGTGAATTAAGACTTCTAATTCATCAAAGTCTAGCAGGAGGAATTATTGGTGTCAAGGGTGCTAAAATAAAAGAACTCAGAGAGGTACTGTTTCCTATTTTTTCAGATTCTGCTTTTATTCTATAAGCAGATGAGAATTTTGTGTTCGTAAACAGTGAGTGTATGCATCATCTGTGCAATAATTTCCAAGTTATTACAACTTCATTGCAAAATGTTGGAAACAGTGGTTGTTGATGTTAGAGCCTAGAACCTCTTATAAAGCTTTTAACCATATTAGCAGTAATCTTGATATAAAAGGttactttttaaaattaatGCCATTCATCATTTCTTCTGGAATGATCTGCTAAACAGATGATGTTGGTGGTGTTGGAGTTAGATGTTTGAATATTAATAGCATAGtatgttgttggttttttttgttggaaaattgtttgggtttgagtgggttgcagttttgatttttttttttaagttccaCTTGATTGAAGGCCACTATATTCTTTGAAGGTCTATTCCTTGTGAAGGAATGATGTTTTGTTCTAAAAAGCTAGTGATTTCTGAATCAAGAGTATTCTAGCTCTCTTTTTAATTTTCCCTGGCATTGTTAAAGGTAATTCCAAATCAGTTTAGACATATGCTAGTTTGTGTGCACTGAGGAAGGCAAGATGACTAGACATAACCCTGGTTACATTACTGTTTTGCATCTAAAGCATGTTTTTATTACATGAAGTTTAATAATTTATTAGTATGTGGTCATTTTGCTAATATTTGATTTAAGTGACTGTAGATGAGCCATAATTGAAAGATTTTTAAAAATGAACTTTTATCCTATTTGCTAGCACTTCATATGAACTCATGTCATTGCAGGTCTTAAAtataatatcctttttttttgtttgtttaaaaactCAGAAGCAAGCATTCACTTAAAATGACTGGAAGCTTaatggtttggtttgagtttttagAAATGTTTTAGTGTGTCTTAAGACACTTTGTTTTCAATGAGTTCAAATAAATTTTTAACAGTTGTATGAAGATTTGGGGGTTTTCTTGTCTTGAACAGAACACTCAGACCACCATTAAGCTCTTCCAAGAGTGTTGTCCTCATTCCACTGATAGAGTGGTGCTTATAGGTGGAAAACCTGATAGAGTTGTGGAATGTATTAAGATCATCTTGGATCTTATCTCAGAGGTAATGTCTTAAacgtattatttttttttagtgatATTCATGAAAATTGAGACTTATTTGGATGGAAAAATATCTTTCCACTTCTATTTTGAATTCAGTGCCTCTTCTCCGGTAACAAAATAAGTGTTGGGCAGTTATCACCCTTCAAAATTATTTCTATTTTCTAGCATACCTTATTGGACAGGGAAGACATGTTTTGTACCAATGGACTGGTACATATTGGTAAAATAAGAAATTTAAAATTGAGGAGGAATCAAGACAAATGTATGTGCCACTGATGAGTCACAACAATTTCTCTATTGCAGTTAAGTTCTCAGGAAGCATATCACTGTTTCTGTCCTCATCAGCACTGTGAAATCAACAATGTGTTCAGAATGTGTAAATCATATTAAATAGAATAATTGAAGTTGTAAAAAAACTTataagatcatgaagtccaacacctccatgactgGTAGATCATGTCCTGAGGTGTCACATCTTGttttggtgactccatcacttcacTGGTCAGCCTGCTATGATGACTGACCTCTCTTTCAATAAAGAAATTCTTTGTAATATCTGATATAAACCTCCTCATGTGCAGATTGAAGAcattacttcttgtcctgttgttagttacttgggagaagaggctaacaCCAACCTCACTtttaacctcctttcaagtagaaTAATAAGAttacctctcagccttctcctcttcaagcCAAGCAATCcaagttccctcagcctttcctcataagacatgcTCTCCAAATGCCTCACcagattcattgcccttttctgtacctcctccaacacctcaatgtctttcttgtactgCACTGCCCAAATCTGGACGCATTTCTTGAGGTGTGGTCTGGGTAGTGCTGAGTATGGGGGCACAATCGCTTCCTTACTCCTGACCATGTGATTTCTGATAGTCTAGGATACTGTTGGTCTTCCTGGCTACCTgggtgcactgctggctcatgtttagccaGAACCCTctggtccttttctgccaggcagcttttcagCCACTTGTCCCAAAACCTGTATCATTGCATGACATTGTGACTGAAGTTAATTTACATTTTAATATAGTAATTTAATGAAATGTAACAGACAGTGCTAAtcagggggaggggtggtgtttttttttttttactttgttggtttgtctttttctgttttgggttttttggttttttctttttgtgtgttgtAGTCTCCAATTAAAGGACGGGCCCAGCCTTATGATCCCAATTTCTATGATGAAACATATGACTATGGTGGCTTCACAATGATGTTTGATGAGAGAAGGGGACGTCCAGTAGGCTTTCCAATGCgtggaagaggaggctttgatCGAATGCCTCCTGGTCGTGGTGGACGACCTATGCCTCCATCGAGAAGAGATTATGATGATATGAGCCCTCGCAGaggacctccaccacctccaccaggTCGCGGTGGCAGAGGTGGCAGTAGAGCTCGtaatcttcctcttcctcctccaccacctcctcgtgGCGGGTAAGCTGTTGCGTAAATGGATAGTACATTTTTACTCAAGATAGAGTTTTGTACAGAATTATGCTATGTTTCCAGGACTTGTTTCACATTCCATGTTGATAGTGATTTTTATTGGGTTTGGCTGAGATGGAGTTAGTTTTCCCTAGAGCATCTTTTGTAGTGCTGTGTTTTATATTGGTAGCTGGAAAGGATGTTGGTAATGcaccagtgttttggctacCGCCAAGCACCaaagctgtgcttttccaacatCCCCCTCTTCCCAGCAGTAGGCTGAGAGATAGGCAAGGTCTTGggaagggacacagccaggccatCTGACTCAAACTGACCAAAGGGGTATTCTATACTATATGATGTCAGCTCAGATAATAAAAGCTGGAAAGAAGGAAgctgaaagaaggaagtgtgggGGCGTTCATTGATGGCATCTGTCTTTCAGAGAAGCCACTATACATATTGAATCCCTGCTTCGAGGGAAGTGCCTGGACATgatctgctgatgggaagcagagaatAATATAATTGTTTGCACTATTTTCCACATATGGCTTTTGCTTTTTGTCCTATTAAATTGCTTTGATTTTAACTTAtgggctgctctctgtgttttctctctcccctgtcCATTTAAGAATGGGAATGATAGAATGGCTTTGGTGGATATTTGGTCTCtagccagggccaaaccaccatGTGATTATGCAGGTTTGAGTGTTCATTGCACCAGAGAATATTGAGAATTATTTGAATTTGATTATTTCTGTGATACGGGAGTCTTACTAGGACTGTAGTTAGTAGTTCCGTAACTTTTGCGTCATTCAGAACTTGGCTAAAGTATTCAGAAATTCACAGTTGTGTGTAAATCTTGAAAGTTTGCAGTAGGATATATAAACTAATTTATAGCATGAGtaatgtgctgctgctttttctcatTTTAGAGATCTTATGTCTTATGACCGAAGGGGTAGACCTGGAGACCGTTATGATGGAATGGTAGGAGTTAAAGTTCATATTGGTTTGTTTAGTAAATAGTTAGTGCTTCCAATATCTGTGGAAACTGTTCTCAAATATATGCATTTACATTAAGTGTGAGGTATGTGTGCTTCTGATTAAACTTTGGTACCGCCAAAATATTCTGGCCGTACAAATGGTGCCTGCAAGATTTTGACTACTTGGGGTGTAAAGGGTATTTGGGATGTGATCTGTGGTTTTGATTGTGCTCTATCAACTTTTGATT from Pogoniulus pusillus isolate bPogPus1 chromosome W unlocalized genomic scaffold, bPogPus1.pri SUPER_W_unloc_2, whole genome shotgun sequence encodes the following:
- the LOC135173799 gene encoding heterogeneous nuclear ribonucleoprotein K isoform X2, with the protein product METEQQEETFTNTETNGKRPAEDMEEEQAFKRSRNTDEMVELRILLQSKNAGAVIGKGGKNIKALRTDYNASVSVPDSSGPERILSISADTETIGEILKKIIPTLEEYQHYKSSDFDCELRLLIHQSLAGGIIGVKGAKIKELRENTQTTIKLFQECCPHSTDRVVLIGGKPDRVVECIKIILDLISESPIKGRAQPYDPNFYDETYDYGGFTMMFDERRGRPVGFPMRGRGGFDRMPPGRGGRPMPPSRRDYDDMSPRRGPPPPPPGRGGRGGSRARNLPLPPPPPPRGGDLMSYDRRGRPGDRYDGMMMQCHVDACDDMQPPELFEGGSGYDYSYTGGRGSYGDLGGPIITTQVTIPKDLAGSIIGKGGQRIKQIRHESGASIKIDEPLEGSEDRIITITGTQDQIQNAQYLLQNSVKQYSGKFF
- the LOC135173799 gene encoding heterogeneous nuclear ribonucleoprotein K isoform X3; the encoded protein is METEQQEETFTNTETNGKRPAEDMEEEQAFKRSRNTDEMVELRILLQSKNAGAVIGKGGKNIKALRTDYNASVSVPDSSGPERILSISADTETIGEILKKIIPTLEEYQHYKSSDFDCELRLLIHQSLAGGIIGVKGAKIKELRESPIKGRAQPYDPNFYDETYDYGGFTMMFDERRGRPVGFPMRGRGGFDRMPPGRGGRPMPPSRRDYDDMSPRRGPPPPPPGRGGRGGSRARNLPLPPPPPPRGGDLMSYDRRGRPGDRYDGMMMQCHVDACDDMQPPELFEGGSGYDYSYTGGRGSYGDLGGPIITTQVTIPKDLAGSIIGKGGQRIKQIRHESGASIKIDEPLEGSEDRIITITGTQDQIQNAQYLLQNSVKQYADVEGF
- the LOC135173799 gene encoding heterogeneous nuclear ribonucleoprotein K isoform X1, which translates into the protein METEQQEETFTNTETNGKRPAEDMEEEQAFKRSRNTDEMVELRILLQSKNAGAVIGKGGKNIKALRTDYNASVSVPDSSGPERILSISADTETIGEILKKIIPTLEEYQHYKSSDFDCELRLLIHQSLAGGIIGVKGAKIKELRENTQTTIKLFQECCPHSTDRVVLIGGKPDRVVECIKIILDLISESPIKGRAQPYDPNFYDETYDYGGFTMMFDERRGRPVGFPMRGRGGFDRMPPGRGGRPMPPSRRDYDDMSPRRGPPPPPPGRGGRGGSRARNLPLPPPPPPRGGDLMSYDRRGRPGDRYDGMMMQCHVDACDDMQPPELFEGGSGYDYSYTGGRGSYGDLGGPIITTQVTIPKDLAGSIIGKGGQRIKQIRHESGASIKIDEPLEGSEDRIITITGTQDQIQNAQYLLQNSVKQYADVEGF